The Vespula vulgaris chromosome 4, iyVesVulg1.1, whole genome shotgun sequence genome has a segment encoding these proteins:
- the LOC127063476 gene encoding uncharacterized protein DDB_G0288805-like produces MTRYTRAKGSKASNERLPNDATPWHVMKQQLTENEITEKKVKTAKELLSEKQESTNDTAVNTWASFDDKKYDEKVTQDIVSNKIKKKKHINSENKSKIQIENNVNLDTKVIDNENNTSQSHQVLSKRQKRNMKKQNKNLHDSTITTSTNEEKSKINNTNFPNAKYNDTNYPSRFNKNYTNGNNYFNSKFNHYNGKMFKPNNKRKAPKIRDDKEHKRRKPDYGPIKMTLNGVEVEIVKYDGFPVKKEDAERLKNLRKKMVMQGIPKSEIDIAMKLERRKAEKELARAKKHVCFHCRKSGHNLSDCPELANEQSGTGICFKCGSTEHTHFECKVTKAPEYRYATCFICREQGHISKQCPDNPRGIYPDGGACKICGDVTHLKKDCPDLIKEKEESVITVDKITDGTLESLDSSIEKNKSDKDKNNTKNKIVKF; encoded by the exons ATGACAAGATATACAAGAGCAAAAGGGTCCAAAGCATCAAATGAACGCTTGCCCAATGATGCTACCCCATGGCATGTTATGAAGCAGCAATTAactgaaaatgaaataacagaaaaaaaggtaaaaacaGCGAAAGAACTTTTAAGTGAAAAACAAGAATCTACTAATGATACAGCAGTTAATACTTGGGCAAGttttgatgataaaaaatatgatgaaAAAGTCACTCAAGATATAGTGTCtaacaaaatcaaaaagaaaaaacatattaacagtgaaaataaatcaaaaatccaaatagaaaataatgttaatttaGATACAAAAGTAATagacaatgaaaataatacttcACAATCTCACCAAGTTTTAAGCAAGCGACAAAAACGTAATATGAAAAAGCAGAATAAGAATCTACATGATTCAACTATTACAACTTCAACAAACGAGgaaaaatctaaaattaataatactaattttcCTAATGCAAAATACAATGACACTAATTACCCTTCAAggttcaataaaaattatacaaatggaaataattattttaatagtaaatttaatcattataatgGTAAAATGTTCAAACCAAATAATAAGAGGAAGGCCCCAAAAATTAGAGATGACAAAGaacataaaagaagaaagcctGATTATGGACCTATAAAAATGACACTTAATGGAGTAGAAGTAGAGATAGTCAAGTATGATGGATTTccagtaaaaaaagaagatgcagagagattaaaaaatttacgaaaaaaaatggtaATGCAAG gTATACCAAAATCAGAAATTGATATTGCAATGAAAttggaaagaaggaaagctGAAAAGGAATTAGCACGTGCGAAAAAGCATGTTTGCTTTCATTGTCGTAAATCTGGTCATAATTTATCTGACTGTCCTGAACTTGCAAATGAACAATCTGGTACAGGAATTTGTTTTAAGTGTGGTTCAACTGAACATACTCATTTTGAATGTAAAGTAACTAAAGCTCCAGAGTACAGATATGCAACTTGCTTTATATGCCGTGAACAAGGACATATTTCTAAACAATGTCCAGATAATCCTAGAGGAATCTATCCTGATGGAGGAGCTTGCAAGATTTGTGGGGATGTTAcacatttgaaaaaagattgtCCAGATttgatcaaagaaaaagaagaatctgtAATTACAGTAGATAAAATTACAGATGGTACTTTAGAATCTTTGGATTCAAGtattgagaaaaataagagtgataaagataaaaataatacaaaaaataaaattgtcaaattttaa
- the LOC127063475 gene encoding probable phenylalanine--tRNA ligase, mitochondrial, translated as MILKWYHFYSTLFRNTKQLTINRNFSTIVNVNKSPNELELLGQKYLIDEWTNITPQIISKLGRNLHVTQYHPLSLVRQRVIDYFYKNYRNRTGNPLFSVFDNLNPIVTVAQNFDSLLVPKDHPSRTKNDCYYINHDILLRAHTTAHQADLISMGLNNFLVVGDVYRRDEIDSTHYPVFHQIDAVRICTREEIFKNVNGSEDLKLFDSREVESVEKQGSHTLESVKIMEHELKSCLVGLAKAIFGQDIKCRWVDQYFPFTHPSWELEVFHENKWLEILGCGIIRQSILNKSGAGDRMGWAFGMGLERLAMCLYNIPDIRLFWSADTGFLNQFKIDDINTKIQYKAISIYPQCRNDISFWLPDDDHYTSNNFYELVREIGDDIIEQVILKDVFTHPKTKKTSHCYTIVYRHMERTLLKTEVNDIHHKIEKAATERFHVTIR; from the exons ATGATACTGAAATG gtatcatttttattctactCTCTTTAGAAATACAAAGCAGTTAACAATCAACAGAAATTTTTCAACAATAGTTAATGTGAATAAAAGTCCAAATGAATTAGAACTTTTAggacaaaaatatttgatagatGAGTGGACAAATATCACACCACAAATCATTTCAAAATTAGGACGTAATTTACATGTTACTCAATATCATCCGTTGTCTCTTGTACGTCAACGGgtgattgattatttttataaaaattaccgCAACAGAACTGGAAATCCATTGTTTAGtgtatttgataatttaaatCCTATAGTCACTGTTGCACAAAATTTTGATTCTTTACTTGTTCCCAAAGATCATCCTAgtagaacaaaaaatgattgTTATTACATCAATCATGACATTTTACTGAGAGCTCACACAACTGCTCACCAAGCAGATCTCATTTCAATgggattaaataattttcttgtaGTTGGAGATGTATATCGTAGAGACGAAATAGATTCTACTCATTATCCTGTTTTCCATCAAATTGATGCTGTTAGAATATGtacaagagaagaaatatttaaaaatgtgaaTGGTTCAGAAGACTTAAAGTTATTTGATTCTAGAGAAGTAGAATCTGTAGAAAAACAAGGTTCTCATACCTTAGAGTCTGTAAAAATAATGGAACACGAATTGAAAAGTTGTTTAGTTGGTTTGGCAAAAGCAATTTTTGGACaag atataaaatgcCGTTGGGTTGATCAATATTTCCCATTTACGCATCCGTCGTGGGAATTAGAAGTTTTCCATGAAAATAAATGGCTAGAAATATTAGGATGTGGTATTATAAGACAAAGTATTTTAAACAAATCTGGAGCAGGAGATCGCATGGGATGGGCATTTGGAATGGGTTTAGAACGTCTAGCTATGTGTCTTTACAATATACCAGATATAAGATTGTTTTGGAGTGCTGATACCggttttttaaatcaatttaaaatagATGATATTAATACAAAGATACAATATAAG GCCATCAGCATTTATCCACAGTGCAGAAATGATATAAGTTTCTGGTTACCAGATGATGATCATTAtacttcaaataatttttatgaattagtTAGAGAAATCGGAGATGATATTATTGAACAAGTTATATTAAAGGATGTATTCACGCATCCTAAAACCAAAAAAACATCTCACTGTTATACCATAGTGTATAGACATATGGAACGTACATTATTAAAAACAGAAGTTAATGATATTCAtcataaaatagagaaagctGCAACAGAGAGATTTCATGTTACTATACGATAA
- the LOC127063473 gene encoding probable phospholipid-transporting ATPase IIB isoform X2 — METQSNVIRLSKEDIPLISRPRNSNSWTRCCTWMWRRCCRERELRARVIHIGQPMYDKFPTNVIRNQKYNVVTFLPMVLFQQFKFFLNLYFLLMAISQFIPDIRIGYLYTYWGPLCFVLTVTICREAVDDFRRYKRDKEVNAQKYQRLVKGLDIPELVPSSKLRVGDLVIVEKGQRVPADLVLLRTTEKSGACFVRTDQLDGETDWKLRLAIPATQKLENHSQLFDIKASLYVEKPQKDIHSFIGTFTRYDGYSSEESLGVDNTLWANTAVASGSALGIVVYTGQETRSLMNHSAPRSKVGLLDQEINQLTKVLFCAVIGLALVMMCLKGFNGPWYRYMFRFVLLFSYIIPISLRVNLDIGKAFYAWCIQRDKDIAGTVVRTTTIPEELGRISYLLSDKTGTLTQNIMVFKKLHMGTISYSQETFDEVTSVLKSCYTTMENSPTKPPVHSGKMRRSESTRIYDAVHALALCHNVTPVYDEISATTNLDSVSVETGETGDSGSVQSQAEADQHYYLPEQKRNYQASSPDEVALVKWTEEVGLALVKRDLNSMQLKAPNGKILNYTILQIFPFTSETKRMGIIVKSEATSEIVFYLKGADVVMSGIVQYNDWLEEECGNMAREGLRTLVVAKKNLTEEQYLDFETKYNAARMYVSDRVSRVTAVVESLEREMELLCVTGVEDKLQNGVRTTLELLRNAGIKVWMLTGDKLETATCIAKSSLLVSRTKGLHVFKSVLTRTDAHLELNTFRKKQDCALVISGDSLDVCLQYYEQEFLELACGSPAVVCCRCSPTQKADVVSLIQRHTGKRTAAVGDGGNDVSMIQAADAGIGLEGLEGRQASLAADFSISQFNHLSHLLLVHGRRSYKRSAALSQFVIHRGLIISTMQAVFSAVFYLSSVALYQGFLMVGYATIYTMFPVFSLVLDKDVSGKIALTYPELYKELSKGRSLSYKTFFMWVLISIYQGGVIMYGALIMFEDEFIHIVAISFSALVLTELIMVALTIRTWHHIMILAEIFSLALYLLSLVVLKDYFDAEFIKTTDFLWKVLVITLVSCMPLYILKFLRKKFSPPSYTKLS, encoded by the exons atggAGACACAAAGCAACGTAATAAGACTTTCGAAAGAAGACATACCATTAATATCAAGACCGCGAAATAGTAATTCGTGGACAAg atgTTGTACATGGATGTGGAGAAGATGttgcagagaaagagaattaagaGCAAGAGTTATTCATATTGGTCAGCCCATGTATGATAAATTTCCTACAAATGTCATAAGAAATCAGAAATACAATGTTGTTACTTTCTTACCTATG gTCCTCTTTCAACAGTTTAAGTTCTTTCTTAATCTATACTTTTTGCTTATGGCAATATCTCAATTTATACCAGATATAAGAATAGgatatttgtatacatattgGGGACCATTATGTTTCGTTTTGACCGTCACGATCTGTCGAGAAGCTGTAGATGATTTCAGAAGATACAAAAGAGATAAGGAAGTCAATGctcaaaaatatcaaagattgGTAAAAGGTTTGGATATACCAGAATTAGTTCCAAGTTCTAAATTACGAGTTGGTGATTTG gTTATAGTAGAAAAAGGTCAAAGAGTACCAGCAGATTTAGTACTATTACGTACAACAGAAAAGTCTGGTGCATGCTTTGTAAGAACCGATCAATTAGATGGAGAAACAGATTGGAAATTAAGATTGGCAATACCAGCAActcaaaaattagaaaatcatTCTCAATTGTTTGATATAAAAGCAAGTTTATATGTTGAAAAACCTCAAAAAGATATTCATAGTTTCATCGGTACATTTACCCGt TATGATGGATATAGCAGTGAAGAAAGTTTGGGAGTTGACAATACTTTATGGGCTAATACCGCTGTAGCATCTGGATCAGCACTTGGAATAGTCGTTTATACTGGACAAGAAACAAGATCTTTAATGAATCATTCTGCACCAAGATCCAAAGTTGGTTTGCTTGATCAAGAGATAAATCAATTGACTAAg GTCCTATTTTGTGCAGTTATTGGGCTTGCATTGGTCATGATGTGTTTAAAGGGATTCAATGGCCCTTGGTATCGTTATATGTtccgttttgttttattgttttcttatattataccAATCAGTTTACGAGTAAATTTGGATATTGGAAAAGCATTTTATGCTTGGTGTATACAACGAGATAAAGACATTGCTGGTACAGTTGTAAGAACAACTACAATTCCAGAAGAACTTGGTCGTATATCCTATCTACTGAGTGATAAGACTGGAACATTAACGCAAAATATAAtggtttttaaaaaattacatatggGGACAATATCGTATTCTCAGGAAACATTTGATGAAGTAACATCTGTATTAAAATCCTGCTATACTACTATGGAAAATTCTCCAACAAAACCACCCGTGCATAGCGGAAAAATGAGAAGATCTGAAAGTACGAGAATTTATGATGCGGTACATGCTTTAGCATTATGTCATAATGTTACACCAGTTTATGATGAAATTAGTGCAACTACTAATTTGGATTCAGTGAGTGTAGAAACAGGAGAGACTGGAGATTCTGGTTCTGTTCAGAG tcaAGCAGAAGCTGATCAGCATTATTACTTGCCTGAACAAAAACGTAATTACCAAGCTTCAAGCCCGGACGAGGTGGCATTAGTAAAATGGACAGAAGAAGTGGGATTAGCTTTGGTCAAACGCGATCTGAATTCCATGCAGTTGAAAGCTccaaatggaaaaatattaaattatactatattacaGATATTTCCATTCActtctgaaacaaaaagaatggGTATAATAGTCAAATCAGAAGCCACCTcagaaattgtattttatttgaaaggtGCAGATGTTGTTATGTCTGGGATAGTACAGTATAATGACTGGCTAGAAGAAGAATGTGGTAATATGGCACGTGAAGGCTTAAGAACACTGGttgtagcaaaaaaaaatttgacagAAGAACAATACCTTGATTTTGAAACaaa atataacgCTGCAAGAATGTACGTTAGTGATCGTGTTTCAAGAGTTACAGCTGTCGTTGAAAGTCTTGAACGTGAAATGGAATTATTGTGTGTAACTGGCGTAGAAGACAAACTCCAAAATGGAGTAAGAACAACATTGGAGTTATTAAGAAATGCAGGAATTAAG GTCTGGATGTTGACTGGCGACAAATTAGAAACAGCAACGTGTATAGCAAAATCTTCTTTATTGGTTTCACGTACGAAAGGACTTCATGTTTTTAAATCTGTTCTTACGCGAACTGATGCGCATTTAGAACTAAATACTTTCCGTAAAAAACAAGATTGTGCCTTAGTTATCAGTGGTGATTCATTAGACGTATGCTTACAATATTATGAACAAGAATTTTTGGAACTTGCATGTGGGTCACCTGCTGTTGTTTGTTGTCGTTGTTCACCCACACAAAAAGCTGATGTTGTCAGTCTAATACAAAGACACACCGGTAAAAGAACAGCTGCTGTTGGTGACGGAGGTAATGACGTATCTATGATACAAGCTGCTGATGCCG GTATTGGTCTCGAAGGTCTTGAAGGACGTCAAGCCTCATTAGCTGCAGATTTTTCTATCTCACAATTTAATCATCTTTCTCATTTACTATTAGTTCACGGTAGAAGAAGTTATAAACGATCAGCTGCATTGAGTCAATTTGTAATTCATCGaggtttaattatttcaacaatGCAAGCTGTATTTTCAGctgtattttatctttcttcagTTGCCTTATATCAAGGTTTTCTTATGGTTGG ATATGCTACAATCTATACAATgtttcctgttttttctttggtaTTAGATAAAGATGTGTCAGGAAAAATTGCACTTACTTATCCAGAGCTTTATAAAGAACTCAGTAAAGGTCGATCACTTTCTTATAAAACATTCTTTATGTGGGTATTGATAAGCATATATCAAG GAGGAGTAATAATGTATGGTGCACTTATTATGTTTGAAGATGAATTCATTCACATAGTAGCAATCAGCTTTTCTGCATTGGTCTTGACAGAATTGATTATGGTTGCCTTAACAATTAGAACATGGCATCATATTATGATCTTAGCAGAGATCTTTTCTTTAGCACTCTATTTATTGTCTTTAGTCGTTCTAAAAGACTACTTTG ATGCTGAATTTATCAAGACAACTGATTTTTTATGGAAAGTGTTAGTCATCACTTTAGTTTCTTGTATGCCACTATATATTCTGAagtttttgagaaaaaaattctctccTCCAAGTTATACCAAATTATCATGA
- the LOC127063473 gene encoding probable phospholipid-transporting ATPase IIB isoform X1, which produces MRLEEMPLRLSSDERDFEMDEETDYLLQPPEDSIRLLTSRRRRFNNCSKFLKTGLCGCCTWMWRRCCRERELRARVIHIGQPMYDKFPTNVIRNQKYNVVTFLPMVLFQQFKFFLNLYFLLMAISQFIPDIRIGYLYTYWGPLCFVLTVTICREAVDDFRRYKRDKEVNAQKYQRLVKGLDIPELVPSSKLRVGDLVIVEKGQRVPADLVLLRTTEKSGACFVRTDQLDGETDWKLRLAIPATQKLENHSQLFDIKASLYVEKPQKDIHSFIGTFTRYDGYSSEESLGVDNTLWANTAVASGSALGIVVYTGQETRSLMNHSAPRSKVGLLDQEINQLTKVLFCAVIGLALVMMCLKGFNGPWYRYMFRFVLLFSYIIPISLRVNLDIGKAFYAWCIQRDKDIAGTVVRTTTIPEELGRISYLLSDKTGTLTQNIMVFKKLHMGTISYSQETFDEVTSVLKSCYTTMENSPTKPPVHSGKMRRSESTRIYDAVHALALCHNVTPVYDEISATTNLDSVSVETGETGDSGSVQSQAEADQHYYLPEQKRNYQASSPDEVALVKWTEEVGLALVKRDLNSMQLKAPNGKILNYTILQIFPFTSETKRMGIIVKSEATSEIVFYLKGADVVMSGIVQYNDWLEEECGNMAREGLRTLVVAKKNLTEEQYLDFETKYNAARMYVSDRVSRVTAVVESLEREMELLCVTGVEDKLQNGVRTTLELLRNAGIKVWMLTGDKLETATCIAKSSLLVSRTKGLHVFKSVLTRTDAHLELNTFRKKQDCALVISGDSLDVCLQYYEQEFLELACGSPAVVCCRCSPTQKADVVSLIQRHTGKRTAAVGDGGNDVSMIQAADAGIGLEGLEGRQASLAADFSISQFNHLSHLLLVHGRRSYKRSAALSQFVIHRGLIISTMQAVFSAVFYLSSVALYQGFLMVGYATIYTMFPVFSLVLDKDVSGKIALTYPELYKELSKGRSLSYKTFFMWVLISIYQGGVIMYGALIMFEDEFIHIVAISFSALVLTELIMVALTIRTWHHIMILAEIFSLALYLLSLVVLKDYFDAEFIKTTDFLWKVLVITLVSCMPLYILKFLRKKFSPPSYTKLS; this is translated from the exons ATGAGGTTGGAGGAGATGCCATTGCGGCTCAGTTCGGATGAGCGGGACTTTGAAATGGACGAAGAAACGGACTATCTTCTCCAACCTCCTGAGGATAGTATACGACTTTTGACCTCTAGAAGACGacgatttaataattgttCGAAGTTCCTTAAAACTGGTTTGTGCGG atgTTGTACATGGATGTGGAGAAGATGttgcagagaaagagaattaagaGCAAGAGTTATTCATATTGGTCAGCCCATGTATGATAAATTTCCTACAAATGTCATAAGAAATCAGAAATACAATGTTGTTACTTTCTTACCTATG gTCCTCTTTCAACAGTTTAAGTTCTTTCTTAATCTATACTTTTTGCTTATGGCAATATCTCAATTTATACCAGATATAAGAATAGgatatttgtatacatattgGGGACCATTATGTTTCGTTTTGACCGTCACGATCTGTCGAGAAGCTGTAGATGATTTCAGAAGATACAAAAGAGATAAGGAAGTCAATGctcaaaaatatcaaagattgGTAAAAGGTTTGGATATACCAGAATTAGTTCCAAGTTCTAAATTACGAGTTGGTGATTTG gTTATAGTAGAAAAAGGTCAAAGAGTACCAGCAGATTTAGTACTATTACGTACAACAGAAAAGTCTGGTGCATGCTTTGTAAGAACCGATCAATTAGATGGAGAAACAGATTGGAAATTAAGATTGGCAATACCAGCAActcaaaaattagaaaatcatTCTCAATTGTTTGATATAAAAGCAAGTTTATATGTTGAAAAACCTCAAAAAGATATTCATAGTTTCATCGGTACATTTACCCGt TATGATGGATATAGCAGTGAAGAAAGTTTGGGAGTTGACAATACTTTATGGGCTAATACCGCTGTAGCATCTGGATCAGCACTTGGAATAGTCGTTTATACTGGACAAGAAACAAGATCTTTAATGAATCATTCTGCACCAAGATCCAAAGTTGGTTTGCTTGATCAAGAGATAAATCAATTGACTAAg GTCCTATTTTGTGCAGTTATTGGGCTTGCATTGGTCATGATGTGTTTAAAGGGATTCAATGGCCCTTGGTATCGTTATATGTtccgttttgttttattgttttcttatattataccAATCAGTTTACGAGTAAATTTGGATATTGGAAAAGCATTTTATGCTTGGTGTATACAACGAGATAAAGACATTGCTGGTACAGTTGTAAGAACAACTACAATTCCAGAAGAACTTGGTCGTATATCCTATCTACTGAGTGATAAGACTGGAACATTAACGCAAAATATAAtggtttttaaaaaattacatatggGGACAATATCGTATTCTCAGGAAACATTTGATGAAGTAACATCTGTATTAAAATCCTGCTATACTACTATGGAAAATTCTCCAACAAAACCACCCGTGCATAGCGGAAAAATGAGAAGATCTGAAAGTACGAGAATTTATGATGCGGTACATGCTTTAGCATTATGTCATAATGTTACACCAGTTTATGATGAAATTAGTGCAACTACTAATTTGGATTCAGTGAGTGTAGAAACAGGAGAGACTGGAGATTCTGGTTCTGTTCAGAG tcaAGCAGAAGCTGATCAGCATTATTACTTGCCTGAACAAAAACGTAATTACCAAGCTTCAAGCCCGGACGAGGTGGCATTAGTAAAATGGACAGAAGAAGTGGGATTAGCTTTGGTCAAACGCGATCTGAATTCCATGCAGTTGAAAGCTccaaatggaaaaatattaaattatactatattacaGATATTTCCATTCActtctgaaacaaaaagaatggGTATAATAGTCAAATCAGAAGCCACCTcagaaattgtattttatttgaaaggtGCAGATGTTGTTATGTCTGGGATAGTACAGTATAATGACTGGCTAGAAGAAGAATGTGGTAATATGGCACGTGAAGGCTTAAGAACACTGGttgtagcaaaaaaaaatttgacagAAGAACAATACCTTGATTTTGAAACaaa atataacgCTGCAAGAATGTACGTTAGTGATCGTGTTTCAAGAGTTACAGCTGTCGTTGAAAGTCTTGAACGTGAAATGGAATTATTGTGTGTAACTGGCGTAGAAGACAAACTCCAAAATGGAGTAAGAACAACATTGGAGTTATTAAGAAATGCAGGAATTAAG GTCTGGATGTTGACTGGCGACAAATTAGAAACAGCAACGTGTATAGCAAAATCTTCTTTATTGGTTTCACGTACGAAAGGACTTCATGTTTTTAAATCTGTTCTTACGCGAACTGATGCGCATTTAGAACTAAATACTTTCCGTAAAAAACAAGATTGTGCCTTAGTTATCAGTGGTGATTCATTAGACGTATGCTTACAATATTATGAACAAGAATTTTTGGAACTTGCATGTGGGTCACCTGCTGTTGTTTGTTGTCGTTGTTCACCCACACAAAAAGCTGATGTTGTCAGTCTAATACAAAGACACACCGGTAAAAGAACAGCTGCTGTTGGTGACGGAGGTAATGACGTATCTATGATACAAGCTGCTGATGCCG GTATTGGTCTCGAAGGTCTTGAAGGACGTCAAGCCTCATTAGCTGCAGATTTTTCTATCTCACAATTTAATCATCTTTCTCATTTACTATTAGTTCACGGTAGAAGAAGTTATAAACGATCAGCTGCATTGAGTCAATTTGTAATTCATCGaggtttaattatttcaacaatGCAAGCTGTATTTTCAGctgtattttatctttcttcagTTGCCTTATATCAAGGTTTTCTTATGGTTGG ATATGCTACAATCTATACAATgtttcctgttttttctttggtaTTAGATAAAGATGTGTCAGGAAAAATTGCACTTACTTATCCAGAGCTTTATAAAGAACTCAGTAAAGGTCGATCACTTTCTTATAAAACATTCTTTATGTGGGTATTGATAAGCATATATCAAG GAGGAGTAATAATGTATGGTGCACTTATTATGTTTGAAGATGAATTCATTCACATAGTAGCAATCAGCTTTTCTGCATTGGTCTTGACAGAATTGATTATGGTTGCCTTAACAATTAGAACATGGCATCATATTATGATCTTAGCAGAGATCTTTTCTTTAGCACTCTATTTATTGTCTTTAGTCGTTCTAAAAGACTACTTTG ATGCTGAATTTATCAAGACAACTGATTTTTTATGGAAAGTGTTAGTCATCACTTTAGTTTCTTGTATGCCACTATATATTCTGAagtttttgagaaaaaaattctctccTCCAAGTTATACCAAATTATCATGA